One part of the Sciurus carolinensis chromosome 4, mSciCar1.2, whole genome shotgun sequence genome encodes these proteins:
- the Rassf9 gene encoding ras association domain-containing protein 9, which produces MAPFGRNLLKTRHKNRSPTKDMDSEEKEIVVWVCQEEKIVCGLTKRTTSADVIQALLEEHETAFGDKRFLLGKPSDYCIIEKWRGSERALPPLTRILKLWKAWGDEQPNMQFVLVKADAFLPVPLWRTAETKLVQNTEKLWELSPANYMKTLPPDKQKRIVRKTFRKLAKIKQDTVSHDRENMETLVHLIISQDHTIHQQVQRMKELDLEIEKCEAKFHLDRVENDGENYVQDAYLMPSFSEAEQKLDLQYEENQILEDLSERDGIVQLEERLKYYRMLIDKLSTEIEKEVKNVCLEIGEDAEGAATGELESPNLESVKGDLEKSMKAGLKIHSHLSGIQKEIKYSDSLLQMKAKEYELLAKELNLLHISNKDGCQQQENKGKESEVANSSGEAPPFTQRAFNMYTNDTDSDTGISSNHSQDSETTARDVLLLST; this is translated from the coding sequence atctCCAACTAAAGACATGGAttcagaagagaaggaaattgtGGTTTGGGTTTGCCAAGAAGAGAAGATTGTCTGTGGATTAACTAAACGCACCACCTCTGCTGATGTCATCCAGGCTCTGCTTGAGGAACACGAGACAGCATTTGGAGATAAGCGATTTCTGCTGGGGAAGCCCAGTGACTACTGTATCATAGAGAAGTGGAGAGGCTCTGAACGGGCTCTTCCTCCACTAACCAGAATCCTGAAGCTCTGGAAAGCATGGGGAGATGAGCAGCCTAATATGCAATTTGTTTTGGTTAAAGCTGATGCTTTTCTTCCAGTTCCTTTGTGGAGGACAGCTGAAACAAAATTAGTGCAAAACACAGAGAAACTGTGGGAACTCAGCCCAGCAAATTACATGAAGACATTGCCAccagacaaacaaaaaagaatagtcAGGAAAACTTTTCGGAAGCTGGCTAAAATTAAGCAGGACACAGTTTCTCATGACCGAGAAAATATGGAGACATTAGTTCACCTGATTATCTCCCAGGATCATACTATTCATCAGCAAGTCCAGAGAATGAAAGAGCTAGATCTGGAAATCGAAAAGTGTGAAGCTAAGTTCCACCTTGATCGGGTAGAAAATGATGGGGAAAATTATGTTCAGGATGCATATTTAATGCCCAGTTTTAGTGAAGCTGAGCAAAAGCTAGACTTGCAGTATGAAGAAAATCAGATTCTGGAGGACCTGAGTGAAAGGGATGGAATTGTACAGCTGGAAGAACGACTGAAGTATTACAGGATGCTCATTGATAAGCTCtccactgaaatagaaaaagaggtaaaaaatGTTTGCCTCGAAATAGGTGAAGATGCAGAAGGTGCAGCCACTGGCGAACTGGAAAGCCCTAATTTAGAAAGTGTTAAGGGTGATTTGGAGAAAAGCATGAAAGCTGGTTTGAAAATCCACTCTCATTTGAGTGGCATCCAGAAGGAGATTAAATACAGTGACTCACTGCTTCAGATGAAAGCAAAAGAATATGAACTCCTAGCCAAGGAGCTCAATTTGCTTCACATTAGCAACAAAGATGGATGCCAGCAACAGGAAAACAAAGGGAAGGAATCCGAGGTTGCCAACAGCAGTGGGGAGGCTCCTCCCTTTACTCAAAGGGCATTTAACATGTACACAAATGACACAGACTCGGACACTGGCATCAGTTCCAACCACAGTCAGGACTCAGAAACAACTGCAAGAGATGTGCTGCTGTTGTCTACATAA